A window of Campylobacter ureolyticus contains these coding sequences:
- a CDS encoding 5'-methylthioadenosine/adenosylhomocysteine nucleosidase codes for MKIAILGAMPEEIEPFLEKFECKKVDYANNSFYFTNFKNHELIIAYSKIGKVNSTLTATIMIEKFKAEILLFSGVAGALKDGLKIGDMLSGSSLVQHDLDITAFGHPYGYVPGSPIFIDSDEKLNLIAQKTAKELNLKLLSGIIASGDQFICDEDKKEWIKNTFKADMTEMEGASVALVCDALKVPFFVLRTVSDEAGHKAEFDFDKFMVESAKISANFILKMIEKIN; via the coding sequence TTGAAAATAGCCATTTTGGGAGCCATGCCAGAGGAAATAGAGCCTTTTTTAGAAAAATTTGAATGCAAAAAAGTAGATTATGCAAACAATAGCTTTTATTTTACAAATTTTAAAAACCATGAGTTAATCATAGCTTATTCTAAAATCGGTAAAGTAAATTCCACACTAACAGCAACTATTATGATAGAAAAATTTAAAGCTGAAATTTTACTTTTTTCAGGGGTTGCTGGAGCGTTAAAAGATGGGCTTAAAATTGGAGATATGTTAAGTGGTTCATCATTGGTTCAGCACGATCTTGATATTACGGCTTTTGGACATCCTTATGGCTATGTTCCAGGAAGTCCTATATTTATTGATAGTGATGAAAAACTTAATCTAATTGCGCAAAAAACTGCAAAAGAGCTAAATTTAAAACTTCTTTCTGGTATTATCGCAAGTGGTGATCAATTTATCTGCGATGAAGATAAAAAAGAGTGGATAAAAAACACCTTTAAAGCGGATATGACAGAGATGGAAGGTGCAAGTGTAGCTCTTGTTTGTGATGCTTTAAAAGTACCATTTTTTGTACTTAGAACAGTTAGTGATGAAGCTGGACATAAAGCTGAGTTTGACTTTGATAAATTTATGGTTGAAAGTGCCAAAATAAGTGCAAATTTCATACTAAAAATGATAGAAAAAATAAATTAA
- a CDS encoding tetratricopeptide repeat protein → MRKILSMVVFLGTTILAQEVSVFGAGNIASENPYGLTENEQVLLSNKKRVDEVESKLNSYSEDMIGVKSVVEGANSQIAKLESRVSDLEIRTTGKVSKLANKQTSVVTEQDILGLRNDIADLKRQVEIINQKLEINVKKNSEVVVATKNQPKKEFTKKQEALPQLNKLETKEIQTKNTNKVVAFDDMKPSEIEKIAHRLFNENKYIESKIHYEYLASKKYNLAKTNFMLGEIAFNQKSYANAIKNYQESIKNDDKADYMPKLLLNAGISLEKIGDKNNADKFFKVLKLQFPNSPQAKSLK, encoded by the coding sequence ATGAGAAAAATTTTATCAATGGTGGTTTTTTTAGGAACCACCATTTTAGCACAGGAAGTTTCTGTTTTTGGAGCGGGAAATATAGCTTCTGAAAATCCTTATGGATTAACAGAAAATGAACAAGTTTTATTATCAAATAAAAAAAGAGTTGATGAAGTTGAGAGCAAGCTAAACTCTTACAGCGAAGATATGATAGGTGTAAAGAGTGTAGTCGAAGGAGCAAATTCTCAAATAGCTAAACTTGAAAGTAGAGTTTCTGATTTAGAAATTAGAACTACTGGCAAAGTTAGCAAACTAGCAAACAAACAAACTTCTGTCGTTACAGAACAAGACATTTTAGGCTTAAGAAACGATATAGCCGATTTAAAAAGACAAGTTGAAATAATTAATCAAAAATTAGAGATCAACGTAAAAAAAAACTCTGAAGTAGTGGTTGCTACCAAAAATCAACCAAAAAAAGAATTTACAAAAAAGCAAGAGGCTTTGCCACAACTAAATAAGTTAGAAACAAAAGAAATACAAACAAAAAATACAAATAAAGTTGTTGCATTTGATGATATGAAGCCAAGTGAGATTGAAAAAATAGCACATAGGCTTTTTAATGAAAATAAGTATATTGAATCAAAAATTCATTATGAATATTTAGCAAGTAAAAAATACAATCTTGCAAAAACAAATTTCATGTTAGGTGAAATTGCTTTTAATCAAAAATCTTATGCAAACGCCATAAAAAACTATCAAGAAAGCATAAAAAATGATGATAAGGCAGACTATATGCCAAAACTTTTGCTTAATGCTGGTATTAGTTTAGAAAAAATAGGTGATAAAAATAACGCAGATAAGTTTTTTAAAGTTTTAAAATTACAATTTCCTAACAGCCCACAAGCAAAATCACTTAAATAA
- a CDS encoding OmpA family protein, producing the protein MKKTVLTSIAIVAILMAGCSKKRPEVAVQEAPVMSDAQMLAQLASQIQNQVQNVYFDFDKYNVKPEMRSVVNSNAALFNQAGADRINVKVEGNCDEWGTDEYNYALGLKRAKSVKDALVANGVRADRISVVSYGESNPVCKDKSKSCDAQNRRDEFRVFY; encoded by the coding sequence ATGAAAAAAACAGTTTTAACTTCAATCGCTATAGTTGCCATACTAATGGCTGGTTGTAGTAAAAAAAGACCAGAAGTTGCAGTTCAAGAAGCTCCTGTAATGTCAGATGCTCAAATGCTTGCACAGCTTGCATCTCAAATTCAAAATCAAGTTCAAAATGTGTATTTTGATTTTGATAAATACAATGTTAAACCTGAGATGCGCTCAGTTGTTAATAGCAACGCTGCATTATTCAATCAAGCAGGTGCAGATAGAATCAATGTAAAAGTTGAAGGAAACTGCGATGAGTGGGGAACAGATGAGTACAACTATGCACTTGGTCTAAAAAGAGCTAAATCTGTAAAAGATGCTTTAGTTGCAAATGGCGTAAGAGCAGATAGAATTTCTGTTGTAAGTTATGGCGAAAGCAACCCTGTGTGCAAAGATAAGAGTAAATCATGCGATGCTCAAAATAGACGCGATGAGTTTAGAGTATTTTATTAA
- the atpG gene encoding ATP synthase F1 subunit gamma — protein MANLKDIKAQIKSVQNTQKTTKAMKLVSNVKLKRAKFAALQSSAYAIKINEVLSEIANYAQDIEEGSKLKRLFDTNNEIKVMDIIFVTADKGLCGGFNAHTINAVKNLIKEYQDKKIKVRLRAVGKKGIEYFKFQGVEIYKSFIGVSSSPTYEKAQEIIEEAIDEFNRGETDKVVMVHNGYKNMITQEIRINDIAPVLPPVKSDISQNNSVIEFEPAKNSEKILEELMVKYLEYSMYYALVDSLAGEHSARMNAMENASNNAKERVASLNLAYNKARQGSITTELIEIISGVESMK, from the coding sequence ATGGCAAATTTAAAAGACATTAAGGCTCAGATTAAAAGTGTTCAAAACACACAAAAAACAACAAAAGCCATGAAGCTTGTCTCTAATGTCAAATTAAAAAGAGCAAAATTTGCTGCCCTTCAATCAAGTGCTTATGCTATAAAAATCAATGAGGTTTTAAGCGAGATAGCAAATTATGCACAAGATATTGAAGAAGGAAGTAAATTAAAAAGACTTTTTGATACGAATAATGAGATAAAAGTAATGGATATTATCTTTGTTACTGCTGATAAGGGACTTTGTGGCGGCTTTAACGCTCACACTATTAATGCTGTTAAAAACCTTATCAAAGAGTATCAAGATAAAAAAATAAAAGTAAGATTAAGAGCTGTTGGTAAAAAAGGTATAGAGTATTTTAAATTTCAAGGCGTTGAAATTTATAAAAGCTTTATAGGAGTAAGTTCGTCACCTACATATGAAAAAGCTCAAGAAATTATCGAAGAGGCAATTGATGAGTTTAACAGAGGTGAGACAGATAAAGTTGTCATGGTTCATAATGGCTATAAAAATATGATAACTCAAGAAATAAGGATAAATGATATAGCTCCAGTTCTCCCACCTGTTAAGTCTGATATTTCTCAAAATAATTCTGTTATAGAATTTGAACCTGCAAAAAACAGTGAAAAAATTCTTGAAGAATTAATGGTTAAATATTTGGAATACAGCATGTATTATGCACTAGTTGATAGTTTAGCTGGTGAACACAGCGCTAGAATGAACGCTATGGAAAATGCCAGTAATAATGCAAAAGAAAGAGTGGCATCTTTAAATCTTGCTTATAATAAAGCAAGACAAGGTTCTATTACAACTGAGCTTATTGAGATTATCAGTGGCGTTGAATCAATGAAATAA
- the fabD gene encoding ACP S-malonyltransferase has protein sequence MKYAFIFPGQGSQKVGMGKDVYENFAQSREILDRASDYCEINFKNLLFTENENLSKSEFTQPAIVLNSFMAYLAIEETLALKPAVCLGHSLGEFSALGVSDAFDLLDAIKLVNKRGKFMQKACEGKNASMMVVLGLSDESIEEICKNAQDSGKQIWAANYNCDGQVVVAGNKDDLALYEKEFKDAGAKRAMLLDMSVASHCPILESASLELVGELEPLLKDEFGPVVSNASSQIYCTKSDALALLKDQLVKPVLYKQSIENIDEMVDCYVEFGASVLSGLNKRITKKPTFSLYDVKTINEFIKYAKENS, from the coding sequence ATGAAATACGCTTTTATTTTTCCAGGACAAGGATCGCAAAAAGTTGGAATGGGCAAAGATGTATATGAAAATTTTGCTCAATCAAGAGAGATTTTAGATAGAGCTTCTGATTATTGTGAAATCAATTTTAAAAATTTACTTTTTACTGAAAATGAAAATCTTAGTAAATCTGAATTTACCCAACCAGCTATTGTATTAAATTCATTTATGGCTTATTTAGCGATTGAAGAAACCCTTGCTTTAAAGCCAGCTGTTTGTTTGGGCCATTCATTAGGAGAGTTTAGCGCACTTGGCGTAAGTGATGCTTTTGATCTTTTAGATGCAATAAAACTTGTAAACAAAAGAGGCAAATTTATGCAAAAAGCTTGTGAGGGCAAAAATGCTTCTATGATGGTAGTGCTTGGATTATCTGATGAGAGCATAGAAGAAATTTGTAAAAATGCTCAAGATAGTGGCAAACAAATTTGGGCGGCAAATTACAACTGCGATGGACAAGTAGTTGTAGCCGGTAATAAAGATGATCTTGCTTTATACGAAAAAGAATTTAAAGATGCAGGTGCAAAAAGAGCTATGCTTTTAGATATGAGTGTTGCAAGCCATTGTCCTATTTTAGAGAGTGCAAGCCTAGAGCTTGTTGGTGAACTTGAACCACTTTTAAAGGATGAGTTTGGCCCTGTTGTGTCAAATGCTTCTTCGCAAATTTATTGTACAAAAAGTGATGCATTAGCTCTTTTAAAAGATCAGCTTGTAAAGCCTGTTTTATATAAACAAAGTATTGAAAATATTGATGAAATGGTTGATTGCTATGTTGAGTTTGGAGCAAGTGTTTTGAGTGGTTTAAATAAAAGAATTACAAAAAAACCTACTTTTAGTCTGTATGATGTAAAAACAATTAATGAATTTATTAAATACGCAAAGGAAAATAGTTGA
- the atpD gene encoding F0F1 ATP synthase subunit beta, giving the protein MKGMISQVLGPVVDIDFSSDYLPQINEAIEVKFSVEGIERRLILEVAAHLGDNRVRTIAMDASDGLTRGLEVTALGAPISVPVGEKVLGRIFNVVGELIDEGEETEFETKWSIHRRPPAFEDQSTKSEIFETGIKVVDLLAPYAKGGKVGLFGGAGVGKTVIIMELIHNVAYKHSGYSIFAGVGERTREGNDLYNEMKESGVLDKVALCYGQMNEPPGARNRIAFTGLTMAEYFRDEMGLDVLMFIDNIFRFSQAGSEMSALLGRIPSAVGYQPTLASEMGKLQERITSTKKGSITSVQAVYVPADDLTDPAPAAVFAHLDATTVLNRSIAEKGIYPAVDPLDSTSRMLDPQIVGEEHYEVARGVQQILQKYKDLQDIIAILGMDELSEEDKLVVERARKIERYLSQPFFVAEVFTGSPGKYITLEETIAAFKGILEGKYDDLPEAAFYMVGNIDEVLAKAEKLKA; this is encoded by the coding sequence ATGAAAGGTATGATTAGTCAGGTTTTAGGGCCTGTTGTAGATATAGATTTTTCTTCTGATTATCTACCGCAAATTAACGAAGCAATCGAAGTTAAATTTAGCGTTGAAGGTATTGAAAGAAGACTTATTTTAGAAGTTGCCGCACATCTTGGCGACAATAGAGTTAGAACTATTGCTATGGATGCAAGTGATGGTCTTACAAGAGGTCTTGAAGTTACAGCTCTTGGAGCTCCTATTTCTGTTCCAGTTGGCGAAAAAGTTTTGGGTAGAATTTTCAATGTTGTAGGTGAGCTTATTGACGAAGGCGAAGAGACTGAGTTTGAAACAAAATGGTCAATTCATAGAAGGCCACCTGCTTTTGAAGATCAAAGTACAAAAAGTGAAATTTTTGAAACAGGCATAAAAGTAGTTGATCTTTTGGCTCCTTATGCAAAAGGTGGAAAAGTTGGACTATTTGGTGGCGCTGGTGTTGGAAAAACAGTTATTATTATGGAGCTTATCCATAATGTTGCTTATAAGCACAGTGGTTATTCAATCTTTGCTGGTGTTGGTGAAAGAACAAGAGAGGGTAACGACCTTTATAACGAAATGAAAGAAAGTGGAGTTTTGGATAAAGTTGCCTTATGCTATGGACAGATGAACGAGCCACCAGGGGCAAGAAATAGAATAGCTTTTACCGGTCTTACAATGGCTGAGTATTTTAGAGATGAAATGGGACTTGATGTTTTAATGTTTATTGATAATATCTTTAGATTTTCACAAGCAGGATCTGAAATGTCAGCACTTCTTGGAAGAATTCCATCAGCTGTTGGTTATCAGCCAACCTTAGCGAGCGAAATGGGAAAACTTCAAGAAAGAATTACATCAACAAAAAAAGGCTCAATCACATCCGTTCAAGCTGTTTATGTTCCTGCGGATGACTTAACTGACCCAGCTCCAGCAGCTGTTTTTGCTCACCTTGATGCAACAACAGTTTTAAATAGAAGTATAGCTGAAAAAGGTATTTATCCAGCCGTTGATCCACTTGATTCAACATCAAGAATGCTTGATCCTCAAATTGTTGGAGAAGAGCATTATGAAGTTGCAAGAGGTGTTCAACAAATTTTACAAAAATATAAAGACTTGCAAGATATAATTGCCATTTTAGGTATGGATGAGTTAAGCGAAGAAGATAAACTTGTTGTTGAAAGAGCTAGAAAAATAGAAAGATATTTATCTCAGCCATTCTTTGTTGCCGAAGTATTTACAGGAAGTCCTGGTAAATATATAACCCTAGAAGAGACAATTGCAGCCTTTAAAGGAATTTTAGAGGGTAAATATGATGATCTTCCAGAAGCAGCATTTTATATGGTTGGAAATATCGATGAAGTACTAGCTAAGGCTGAAAAATTAAAAGCTTAA
- the atpC gene encoding ATP synthase F1 subunit epsilon, with amino-acid sequence MKDKFQLEIVTPKGTIFSGEVKSAQFPGSEGELGVLPNHAPLITLLNTGLIELVDENNEKDMVAINWGYLKVDEEKVTVLADGAVYVGGKSDSSIAESLDKAKELIESMGSENVTYASTIAKMENMARSK; translated from the coding sequence ATGAAAGATAAATTTCAGTTAGAGATAGTTACTCCAAAAGGTACAATTTTCTCAGGTGAAGTTAAATCTGCTCAATTTCCTGGAAGTGAGGGCGAATTAGGAGTTCTTCCTAATCACGCACCTTTAATAACGCTTTTAAATACAGGCCTTATTGAGCTAGTTGATGAAAATAATGAAAAAGATATGGTTGCTATAAACTGGGGATATTTAAAAGTTGATGAAGAAAAAGTTACTGTTCTTGCAGATGGTGCCGTATATGTTGGTGGAAAATCCGACAGCTCAATAGCTGAATCTTTAGATAAAGCAAAAGAGTTAATCGAATCAATGGGAAGTGAGAATGTAACTTATGCTTCAACCATAGCAAAAATGGAAAATATGGCAAGGTCAAAATAA
- a CDS encoding tRNA 2-thiocytidine(32) synthetase TtcA has product MQISKKLLRIVGQTNAKYEMFEENDKILLGLSGGKDSLILSHILNHFQKVSPKNWKFKAVTVDYGIGQDFSYLIEHFKNHCIDYEIIKTNSFEVMQEKAKQNATICSFCARLRRGHLYTYALKNGFNKVALGHHLDDAVESFFMNFTYNGALRTLAPKYTAKNGLVLIRPLIFARERQIRDCAIRNELKVVGDECCPAYSMENKMPHARANTKELLLNLEKNNPKLFISLKAAFENIHKDTFF; this is encoded by the coding sequence ATGCAAATTAGTAAAAAACTTCTTAGAATTGTCGGTCAAACAAATGCAAAATATGAAATGTTTGAAGAAAATGACAAAATTTTACTTGGTTTAAGTGGTGGGAAAGATAGTCTTATTTTATCTCACATCTTAAATCATTTTCAAAAAGTTAGTCCTAAAAATTGGAAATTTAAAGCCGTTACTGTGGATTATGGTATAGGGCAAGATTTTTCTTATTTAATAGAACATTTTAAAAACCATTGTATTGATTATGAGATTATAAAGACAAACTCTTTTGAAGTTATGCAAGAAAAGGCTAAACAAAATGCTACGATTTGTAGTTTTTGTGCAAGGCTTAGAAGAGGGCATTTATATACTTATGCTTTAAAAAATGGTTTTAACAAAGTAGCTTTGGGGCATCATTTAGATGATGCGGTTGAGAGCTTTTTTATGAACTTTACATATAATGGAGCTTTAAGAACATTGGCTCCAAAATATACAGCTAAAAATGGACTTGTTTTGATAAGGCCATTAATTTTTGCAAGAGAAAGACAAATAAGAGATTGTGCTATAAGAAATGAGTTAAAAGTAGTTGGTGATGAGTGTTGCCCAGCCTATAGCATGGAAAACAAAATGCCTCACGCAAGGGCTAATACAAAAGAACTTCTTTTAAATTTAGAAAAAAACAACCCAAAACTTTTTATAAGTTTAAAAGCTGCATTTGAAAACATACACAAAGATACATTTTTTTAA
- the tolB gene encoding Tol-Pal system protein TolB, with protein MKKIFLMFSFCIFMFASDATTTIVNEGLNLPKITIQDASNLNDKNLQSQFFKLILGDLKVGATFDVDNGYYTSSYEGDYSSNLTTNPSLIVRYELNGDVYTELALKIKVIDGKSGKVLYESNFSQKNGAKFPFLAHNAVSEIVKNFGYSDVDWMNKMLIYAVYTSSANSSIFVSDYTLTYQKEVLSGGLNIFPKWGSKEQDEFYYTHYVNDVEPVIYKYNLRNAKKTKILEGSGMLTVSDVSSDGTKLLITDAPSDQPDIFLYDLRSRNKTKITNYPGIDVNGNFVDDDTKVVFVSDRLGYPNVFATDINGGGIEQMVFHGKNNSSISTSGNYVVYSSREENRDFNLYLISTKTDYIRQLTAGGKNLFPRFSHDGGTVVFIKDANYQSAVGIIRINENKSFQFPLKIGKFQSLDW; from the coding sequence GTGAAGAAAATTTTTTTAATGTTTAGTTTTTGCATTTTCATGTTTGCAAGCGATGCAACAACTACTATTGTTAATGAAGGCTTGAATTTGCCAAAAATTACAATTCAAGATGCTTCAAACCTAAATGATAAAAATCTTCAAAGTCAGTTTTTTAAACTAATACTTGGAGATTTAAAAGTGGGCGCAACTTTCGATGTTGATAATGGATACTATACAAGCTCATACGAGGGTGATTATAGTTCAAATTTAACAACCAATCCATCATTAATTGTTCGTTATGAATTAAATGGTGATGTATATACAGAGCTAGCTTTAAAAATAAAAGTAATTGATGGAAAAAGCGGTAAAGTATTATACGAATCAAATTTCTCTCAAAAAAATGGTGCAAAATTTCCTTTTTTAGCACATAATGCAGTATCTGAAATAGTTAAAAATTTTGGTTATTCAGATGTTGATTGGATGAATAAAATGCTAATTTATGCAGTTTATACATCTTCAGCAAATAGCTCTATTTTCGTATCTGATTATACTTTAACCTATCAAAAAGAAGTATTAAGTGGTGGGCTTAATATTTTTCCTAAATGGGGCTCAAAAGAACAAGATGAGTTTTATTACACACATTATGTAAATGATGTTGAGCCAGTTATTTATAAGTATAATTTAAGAAATGCTAAAAAAACCAAAATTTTAGAAGGAAGTGGTATGCTTACAGTATCTGATGTAAGTAGTGATGGTACAAAACTGCTTATTACAGATGCGCCAAGCGATCAGCCAGATATTTTCTTATATGATTTAAGAAGTAGAAATAAAACTAAAATTACAAATTATCCTGGAATTGATGTAAATGGAAATTTTGTAGATGATGACACAAAAGTTGTTTTTGTAAGTGATAGACTTGGTTATCCAAATGTTTTTGCCACTGATATAAATGGTGGCGGGATAGAACAAATGGTATTTCATGGAAAGAATAACAGCTCAATAAGTACTTCAGGAAATTATGTGGTTTATTCAAGCAGGGAAGAAAATAGGGATTTTAATCTTTATTTAATATCAACAAAAACAGATTATATTCGTCAATTAACAGCTGGTGGAAAAAATTTATTCCCTAGATTTTCACACGATGGTGGAACTGTGGTGTTTATAAAAGATGCAAATTATCAAAGCGCTGTTGGAATTATAAGAATAAACGAAAATAAAAGTTTTCAATTTCCTTTAAAAATTGGAAAATTTCAATCACTTGATTGGTAA
- a CDS encoding MotA/TolQ/ExbB proton channel family protein: MLDIFLSYISRSSFITLFVLIWLSIYFITTFSILISKMISLNLWISSEMKALDSLLLGGKISNLTTVVKKYATGETTKEKLSVCKAMAEKNSTSGLTWLSIIASTSPFIGLFGTVVGILETFAKIGTSNASLSVIAPAISEALVATGAGIFVAIPAYTFHLLLKRKSYELMNIISRIIDVVLLNSQERASK, translated from the coding sequence ATGTTAGATATTTTTCTTAGTTATATATCAAGAAGCTCATTTATAACTTTGTTTGTTTTAATTTGGTTGTCTATTTATTTTATTACAACTTTTTCTATTTTAATTTCGAAGATGATATCTTTAAATTTATGGATATCATCTGAGATGAAAGCACTTGATTCTCTTTTGCTTGGTGGTAAAATTTCAAATTTAACTACAGTTGTTAAAAAATATGCAACAGGAGAAACTACAAAGGAAAAACTTTCTGTTTGTAAGGCAATGGCTGAGAAAAATTCTACATCAGGACTTACTTGGTTATCAATAATAGCTTCTACATCTCCTTTTATAGGACTTTTTGGAACTGTTGTTGGAATACTTGAAACTTTTGCAAAAATAGGAACTTCAAATGCAAGTTTGTCTGTAATTGCTCCTGCTATAAGTGAAGCTTTAGTTGCAACAGGTGCTGGTATATTTGTAGCAATTCCTGCATATACTTTTCATCTTTTGCTAAAAAGAAAATCATATGAACTCATGAATATTATATCTAGAATTATAGATGTTGTTTTATTAAATTCACAAGAAAGAGCAAGTAAATAA
- a CDS encoding TonB C-terminal domain-containing protein → MKKDKTINFLSFIFSTLIYILIILSMLFFAYNSKVKYFEDQKYTKDKDAFMDIMIMDIDDSLAPVSKDSQELEDEKEEIIEKKPNLQDEDESLKTTNKKVSPKEEKKETPKPVEKQKNEELSDLFKDINKTKLEENIKQEDLVQSRKKSDKTTKTIQKTASKNNTSNIKGEKAKGKSQRTGVYNKFIGEVQSILTNVWSTYRALPNQDATVEITINKNGRLSYEIIELSYSTEFNQKFRDYLNRLENIQFPAPPNGEIYKHKYKMKDLIR, encoded by the coding sequence GTGAAAAAAGATAAAACTATAAATTTCTTATCTTTTATTTTTAGTACTTTAATTTATATTTTAATTATACTTTCTATGCTTTTTTTTGCATATAATTCTAAAGTTAAATATTTTGAAGATCAAAAATATACAAAAGACAAAGATGCCTTTATGGATATTATGATAATGGACATTGATGATTCTCTAGCTCCTGTTTCAAAAGATAGTCAAGAATTAGAGGATGAAAAAGAAGAAATTATTGAAAAAAAACCAAATTTACAAGATGAAGATGAAAGCTTAAAAACCACAAATAAAAAAGTTTCACCAAAAGAAGAAAAAAAAGAAACTCCTAAGCCTGTAGAAAAACAAAAAAATGAAGAGTTATCTGATCTTTTTAAAGACATAAATAAAACCAAACTTGAGGAAAATATAAAACAAGAAGATCTTGTCCAAAGTAGAAAAAAGAGCGATAAAACTACAAAAACAATTCAAAAAACAGCTTCTAAAAATAATACATCCAACATAAAAGGCGAAAAAGCAAAAGGCAAATCACAAAGAACTGGAGTTTATAATAAATTTATAGGTGAAGTCCAAAGTATTTTAACTAATGTTTGGAGCACATATAGGGCCTTGCCAAATCAAGATGCGACAGTTGAAATCACAATAAATAAAAATGGAAGATTAAGTTATGAAATTATTGAGTTATCATATAGTACAGAATTTAATCAAAAATTTAGAGATTATCTAAATAGGCTTGAAAATATTCAATTTCCAGCCCCACCTAATGGTGAAATTTATAAACATAAATATAAAATGAAAGATTTAATACGATAA
- a CDS encoding FKBP-type peptidyl-prolyl cis-trans isomerase has protein sequence MENRVITMFYELKDKQNNEILETNFNLEPFKFLTGLGHVLEKLENEVLNLRANEEKIINISKEEGAIEYNPDGVRSIPKEEFAGIELKEGMELIGESEDGRSARVIVKEIGDDEVIVDFNHPYAGKDLEFRVKIVENRLASDDEVASGRVEGEHVCGCHSDDDCCGGHHHDGHECCGGHHHDEHECCGKHK, from the coding sequence ATGGAAAATAGAGTTATAACTATGTTTTATGAGTTAAAAGACAAACAAAATAATGAAATTTTGGAAACAAATTTCAATCTCGAGCCATTTAAATTTTTAACAGGCTTAGGTCATGTTCTAGAAAAACTTGAAAATGAAGTTTTAAATTTAAGAGCAAATGAAGAAAAAATTATAAATATTTCTAAAGAAGAGGGCGCTATAGAGTATAATCCTGATGGAGTAAGATCTATTCCAAAAGAAGAATTTGCTGGAATTGAGCTAAAAGAAGGAATGGAGCTTATTGGAGAGAGTGAAGATGGAAGAAGTGCTAGAGTTATAGTAAAAGAAATTGGCGATGATGAAGTTATAGTTGATTTTAACCATCCTTATGCTGGAAAAGATTTAGAATTTAGAGTTAAAATTGTGGAAAATAGACTTGCAAGTGATGATGAAGTAGCAAGTGGAAGAGTTGAGGGTGAGCATGTTTGTGGTTGTCATAGTGATGATGATTGTTGTGGTGGGCATCACCATGATGGACATGAATGCTGCGGCGGTCATCACCACGATGAACATGAGTGTTGTGGAAAACATAAGTAG
- a CDS encoding biopolymer transporter ExbD: MFDYSEKPELNITPLVDVMLVLLAILMVTTPAIIYEENISLPDGSKKEVSNLTSENIIIRIDDKRKVYINKESMSFSEFSDNIVLKSANLDLNSPVYIQADKNLIYNDVMYILKTLKQAGFTKISLQTAG, translated from the coding sequence ATGTTTGATTATAGTGAAAAGCCAGAGCTTAACATCACACCATTAGTTGATGTTATGCTAGTTTTACTTGCTATTTTAATGGTTACAACACCAGCTATAATATATGAAGAAAACATTTCTTTGCCAGATGGTTCAAAAAAAGAAGTTTCAAATTTAACCTCTGAAAATATTATTATAAGAATAGATGATAAAAGAAAAGTTTATATAAATAAAGAATCTATGAGTTTTAGTGAATTTAGTGATAATATAGTATTGAAATCTGCAAATTTAGATCTAAATTCGCCAGTCTATATACAAGCTGATAAAAATTTAATCTACAATGATGTTATGTATATTTTAAAAACACTCAAACAAGCAGGTTTTACGAAAATATCTCTTCAAACAGCTGGATAG